TTCATGGAAGTCGAAACTCCCATGATGCAGTCCATCCCCGGTGGTGCAACTGCAAAGCCTTTTGAAACCTACCACAATGCACTCGACATGCAGCTCTTTATGCGTATCGCTCCTGAGCTGTACCTCAAGCGCCTTTTGGTTGGCGGTTTTGAAAAGGTTTTCGAAATCAACCGTAACTTCCGTAATGAAGGCATCGATACCCAGCACAATCCTGAATTCACCATGTGCGAGTTCTACTGGGCCTACGCCAACTTTCATGATCTCATGGACTTTACGGAGCAGCTCTTTGCGCACATCGCAATGGAAGCCTGCGGCACCACCAAGGTGACGTATCAGGATCAGATCATCGATCTGACTCCCGGCACCTGGAAGCGTGTTGATTTCTACAGCTCTCTCGAAGAAATCGGTGGCATCCCCAAGGATGTGTACACGGATTACGACAAGGCTGTTGCCCTCGTGAAAAAAGAGGGTGAAAAAGTTATTGATGATGAAAAGCTGGGCAAAATTCAGGCAAAGCTTTTCGATATTTTTGTTGAGCCAAAACTCATCCAGCCTCACTTCATTTATGGCTACCCAACGGAAATTTCTCCGCTGTCCCGCCGTAATGATGAAGACCCGACCGTCACGGACCGCTATGAGCTGTTCATGACTGGTTGTGAGCTGGCGAATGCGTTCTCCGAGCTGAACGACCCTGTCGACCAGCGTGGCCGCTTTGAAGAGCAGGTCAAGGAAAAGGACGCAGGCGATGAAGAGGCTCACTGCATGGACGACGACTACGTGCGTGCCCTTGAGTACGGTATGCCTCCGGCAGCTGGTCAGGGTGTTGGCATTGACCGTTTGGCAATGCTGCTCACTGATTCTCCGAGCATTCGCGAAGTCATCCTCTTCCCGCTTCTGCGTCGCGAGGTGAATGCCGGCTCATGAGTTTTGAATCATTTGTCGCCCTTAGATACCTGATTGCCCGTCGTGGTCAGGCCTTCATTTCAGTCATCTCCGTGATCTCCATCCTTGGAGTCGCGCTTGGCGTGGCTGCTTTGATTGTCGTCCTCGGGGTGATGAATGGCATGAGTACTGATATGCGGGATAAAATCCTTGGTGTGAATGCACACCTCGTGATTGCCAGCGTGGATGCAAAAATCCACAACCCCGCAGCGATCAGTGAAAAGGCTTCAGAAGTTCAGGGCGTCACTGGTGTGACGCCCTTTGTTTACTATGAAGCCATGCTGAGCACCCGGCACGGCGTTAAGGGCGTTGCCTTGCGGGGCATTGATCCGACAACGGCCTCCTCTGTGCTCAGCCTGTCCCGTGACATCTTTGAAGGAAAGCTGTCTGATCTGAACGTCCAGTCTGGCCCGCCCGGTATTATTCTCGGTTCTGAGCTTGCTGGACGTCTTGGCGTCAGAAAGGGCGCTCTGGTCAATCTGCTTTCTCCTGCGGGCAAGCGAACTGCTGCCGGATTCGTTCCGACAGTCAAAATATTCAGGGTTGTCGGTGTGTTCAAAACCGGCATGTTTGAGTATGATTCCTCGCTGGCCTACACAAGCCTGCCTGCGGCACGCGCGCTGATGAATCTGGAAGATGATGTCGTTAGCGGTTTTGAACTTCGGGTCGACGATGTTGACCGGGCTTCGGAAATTGGAAAAGAAGTGAATACCGCCATTGGTGGTTTTCCGTTCTACACGCGTTCGTGGCAGGAGATGAATGCTAATCTTTTTGCAGCACTCAAGCTGGAAAAAGTCGGCATGTCAGTTATTTTGATTATGATTGTCCTTGTTGGCTCCTTCTCTATCGTGACCACGCTGGTCATGCTGGTGATGGAAAAGACACGGGACATTGCCATTTTGATGTCTATGGGAGCAACGCGAAAAAGCATTCGCAGAATTTTCATGCTTCAGGGTATGATTATTGGTTTTGCGGGGACGGTCCTTGGCTATGCCCTTGGGCTTGGCCTGTGCTTTTTGCTCCAGCGTTACCAGTTCATTGAGCTTCCCAAGGGGATCTATTCAATGGACCATTTGCCCGTGCTTCTGGACTGGGTGGATATGACGCTTATAGGCATTTCGGCTATGGTGCTGTGCTTTGTGGCAACACTTTATCCCGCACGGCAGGCCGCACGGCTTCTGCCAGCAGAAGCGCTACGTTATGAATAAATTCCCGTTGTATGAATTGCGGGCAGTTGATAAAGACTTTGTTGGTCCCGGCGAGCAGGTCTCTGTGCTGCGGCAGCTGACTCTTTCGATTCAGGCTGGCGAGAGCATAGCGATTGTTGGTTCTTCCGGGTCTGGCAAGTCGACGCTTCTGCATCTGCTCGGGACGCTCGAATCGCCGAGCGCTGGGGAGATTTTCTTTGAGGGGCAAAACCTGACGAAGCTGGATGAGGCTGGCAAGGCCGCATTCCGTAATCGTGAGCTGGGTTTTGTTTTTCAGTTTCATCATCTGTTGCCAGAATTTTCTGCTTTGGAAAATGTTGCCATGCCGGGAATCATTTCTGGCATGAAACGCCACGACGCGCTGGAACATGCGCGTGAGGTTTTGGCACAGGTTGGGCTTGAAGCTGGGCATAACCGGCGGGTCAGTACCCTGTCTGGTGGCGAGCGGCAGCGGGCAGCTATTGCTCGTGCGCTGTTTTTGAAGCCAAAGGTACTGCTTGCTGATGAGCCGACAGGAAGTCTGGATGAGCAGAATGGAGACCGCATTGGTGACTTGCTTATAGAACTGAACTGCGACCTCGGAATGACCGTTGTCGTTGTGACGCACAATGACGTGCTTGCTCGGAAAATGAACAGACGGTTAGAACTTCGCTCTGGAGAACTTTATGAACAAGCTGATTGAGCGGGCTGTGCTTGCCTGTGCATGTCTGTTGATGCTGACGTGTGTGATCGGTGTGGGGAGGGCATGCGCTCAGGACGCTGGCGCTGTCGGAACACAAAAGATTCTTGTGCTTCCCTTTGATGTACGGGCCGATCAGGACCTTTCCTATCTGAAAGACAGTCTGCCCCAGCTTTTGAACGACAGGCTGAAATCACTCGGGTTTGAGGCAATTTCCTCGGACAAGATGCGTTCGCTTATCGACAGAAACAATGTCGAATACCTGGATGTTCAGACGGCTCGTGACCTCTCGCTGCTGGCGGGAGCAAACTACGCAGTCTATGGCAGCTTTAACCAACTCGGCGAGACACTGAGTCTCGATGTTCGGCTGGTTGAGGCCTTTGGTCTGAAACCACCCCGTCCGCTTTTTGTGGTCAAGGAAGGCATTATCAATCTTTCCAGCGCCATCGACGAGCTTGGTGACAAGATCAAGGTTGAGCTGATGCGCCGCGAGGCCATTGCGGACATTCGGGTCGAGGGAAACAAATTTTTGGAAAAAGATGTGGTGCTGATGCGCCTCCGCTCCCGCAAGGGAGACATCTATGACCCCAAGGCGCTGAACGAAGACGTGAAGCGCGTCTATGGTCTTGGATACTTCAAAGACGTTCGGGTCGACATGGACGAGTCCTCTGATGGCGTTGTCCTGACCTTTACCGTTGAAGAGCGTCCCCGTATTCAGGCCATTAGCGTTCTCGGCACAGAGGAACTCGATGCCGATGACGTGCAGGAGCTGATGTCCACCAAGATTGGCGCAGTTCTGAACCCCAAGATGCTTTCTGACGATCTCGGTAAGATCAAGGAAGAGTATCGCAAGAAAGGCTTTTATAATGCCAAGGTGTCGTACAATCTTGATGAGACTGGCCCACAGGCCCGCCTGAACATCACGGTTGACGAAGGCAACAAGCTGTACATTGAGAAAATCGCTATTGAGGGTGCTGAGCAGATCAGCGAAAGCGAGCTGAAAAGCGAGCTGGCCCTTGACGAGCGTGGTATCTTCTCATGGATTACAGGCACAGGTGTTCTGAAAGAGGACCTGCTGACCCGTGACTCTGCAGCAATTGAAGCCTACTACGGCAACCACGGCTTTATCGACGTCAAGGTCGGTCAGCCTGATGTCCGTTTTGAAGATGATGGCATTTACATCACCTTTAAGGTGGAAGAGGGCACCCGCTACAAGGTCGGCGAAGTCACCTATGATGGCGACATTCTTGATTCTGTTGACAAGCTCAAGAAGATCACCAAACTTGATGATGATTCTGCCGAAGGCGAGTACTTTAACCGCTCTGTGCTTCACAAAGATTCACAGCGCCTGACCGAGTACTATTCCAATTATGGATACGCCTACGCCGAAGCTGATTACAGCCTGAATCCTGACAAGGAGAAAGGGCTGGTTGGCGTTGCCTTCCACATGAAGAAGCGTGAAAAGATTTACATCCGCCACGTCAGCATTGAAGGCAACTCCAAGACCCGAGACAACGTTATCCGTCGTGAACTGCGACTGGCTGACGGTGATCTCTACAGTGGCTATCGCCTGCGCCGTTCCGGTCAGCGCCTTGGCTATCTGGACTACTTTGACAATGCGGACATTCAGCCTGTACCTAGCGGTGAGCCGGGTCTTATGGACCTGAAGGTCAAGGTCAAGGAAAAGAACACGGGCCGTCTCTCTGCTGGCGTTGGTTACTCCAGTGCAGACGGTGGCTTCCTGACGGGTTCCATTGAAGAGCGAAATCTCTTTGGTAAGGGCTATTACACTGGCTTTACCGGAACCATCGGCGGCTCTGATTCGCAGTACAAGATCAGCTTCACCAACCCGCATGTCTACGATTCTCCGTGGTCTGCTGGTGGTGACCTGTACCTGACCCGCGTGGACTGGGACGACTATGATCGTGACACCACTGGTGGCCGGGTTCGTGTTGGCTATCCTCTGGGCGAGTACACCACCTTTGTGTGGAACTATCGCCTTGAGCATTATGAAGTGTCCGACGTGTCTGACGACGCTGCAACCCAGATCAAAGAGGTTGAGGGCAAGCACTGGCTCAGCTCCACAACCGTTGGTCTGAAACGCCGCACCACAGACAAGCGTTTTGACCCCTCTCGTGGCTCTACCTCCAGCCTTTCTGTTGAATACGCTGGTGGCGTGCTGCTGGGTGATGACGAGTTTATTAAAGTTGTGGCCGACCACAGTCAGTATTATCCGCTGTGGTGGGGAACAACCTTCCATATTCACGGTCGTGCTGGTTACGCCTTTGAGAACGGCAGCGATGAGATTCCGGTCTTTGAGCGCTTCTATCTGGGTGGCATCAACTCGGTCCGTGGTTACAAGTCCCGCCGCATTTCCCCGGTTGACCCGGCAACAGGCGACCGCATCGGTGGTGACAAAATGGCTTTCGTGAACGTGGAATACATCTTCCCGCTCATGGAAGAGCTTGGTTTGAAGGGCGTTGTGTTCTTTGACGCTGGTGAGGTCTGGGACGATGACGAGTCCATGGATCTTGACTGGAAGAAGAGTATTGGTGGCGGTATCCGCTGGTACTCGGCTTTTGGTCCCCTGCGTCTCGAGTACGGCTATGCACTTGACGAGGTCCCGGATCAGGGCGGCAAGGGCAAGCTGGAGTTCTCAATGGGCCAGTTCTTCTAGACAAAATCGTGCATATCCGCCCCGCGCTGCCTGTGATATAAGGAAACGCGGGGCGGCTTTTTGGTCTTTTTTTGCACAAAACATTTCTCCCACAAGGAGTGAGACATGCGTAAAATTTTGCTGACAGTGATGATGGTGCTTCTGATGGCTCCTGCTGCATATGCAGCTCAGGGCAAGATCGGTATCGTGAACATGCCGAAGATCATCAAAACTTGTGAACCCGGTCAGAAAGCTCTCAAGAGCCTTCAGAGCAAGTTCAAGGGCGTTAAGGCTGACATCGACAAGAAGAAAGCCGCTCTCGACAAGATGCAGAAAGAAATGCAGAAGCAGAGCCTCGTGCTTTCTCAGGAAGCCAAGATGGACAAGGAAATGGAATTCAAGCGTAAAGTGCGTGATTTTCAGGACACCCTTGGCAACTACCAGCGCAAGGCCCGTGTGGAAGAGCAGCGCCTGTCTGAGCCTGTTGTAAAGCTCATCATGCAGACCATTCAGAAGTACGGAAAGTCCCACGGCTACTCCATGATTCTTGACGGTCAGGCTGCTGGTGTCATGTACATCGACAAAGGCGTCGACGTGACCAACACCATCATTGTTGAAGTGAACAAGGCTTCCCGCAAGAAGTAGAAGAGAAAAAGACATGCAGATCAGACTTTCTGAGCTTGCAGAAAATATGGGCCTGACCCTGAGAGGTGAGGATTGCCTCATCTCTGGGGTCGGGACCCTTGAATCTGCTGGGCCTGACGACATTACTTTTCTGGCGGACCCGAAGTACGCTCATCTGCTGGAAGCAACACAGGCCGCCGCTGTTGTTGTTTCTGAAGCTCATGCTGGCGATGTAGAGCGTGCGCTTGTGAGTGCAAGTCCCTACATGGACTTTGCCCGCATCCTGATGATGTTCAACCCGAAGCAGGGCTGCCTTGAAGGGCAGGGCGTGAGCGATCAGGCCTATGTCCATCCTTCGGTAGAACTTGGTGAAGGTGTTGACGTGTATCCCTTTGCGTTTATTGCTGATGGCGCAAAAATTGGTGCACGAACAAAAATTTTTCCGGGTGCCTACGTGGGAGAAGGTTGTGTCATCGGTGACGATTGCACCCTGTATCCCCGTTGTACCCTGATGGCTGGCACCACGCTTGGCGACCGGGTGATGATTCATCCCGGCGCAGTGCTTGGCGCTGACGGATTTGGCTACATCCCCACTGACGAGGGCCGAGTCAAGATTCCTCAGGTTGGCCGCGTTGTCCTCGAAGATGATGTCGAGATCGGCGCAAACACCACCATTGACCGGGCCATGATTGACCGGACTTTGGTTCGCACTGGCACCAAGATTGATAATCAGGTGCAGATTGCTCATAACTGCACCATCGGCGAGCACAGCACCATTGTGTCGCAGGTGGGCATTGCGGGCAGCACCACGGTTGGCAAGAACGTCATTATGGCTGGCAAGGCTGGTATCGCAGACCACATCACTATTGGTGACAACGTCATTGTTGGTCCCAAGTGTGGCGTTGCTCGCGATATTCCTGCGGGCAAGAAGATGGGTGGTCACCCGGCTGTTGATTACGGTATTTACATGCGCTCACTGACTCTGGCTCCCAAGATGCCAGACCTGTTTAAGCGCGTTCGCAAGCTTGAGAAGCAACTGGCCGCACTTGAGTCTGGCGGTCAGGGAGAAAATAATGAGTAAGGAAGAAATCAAGTCTCTTGATATTCAGGATATCATGAAGCTGTTGCCCCACAGGTACCCATTCCTGCTGGTGGACCGTGTGACCGAGATTGTGCCCAATGAGAAGATTGTTGCGTACAAGAACCTGACCTTTAATGAGCCATTTTTTCAGGGACATTTCCCTGATTTTCCTGTGATGCCTGGTGTGCTGATCTGTGAAGCAATGGCTCAGGCTGGTGGCGTGCTGTTCCACTATTCCCAGAAGACTGACAGCGATAGCCTGTTTATGTTTGCTGGTCTGGACAAGGTGCGTTTCCGCCGTCCGGTTCGTCCCGGTGATCGTCTGGACCTCGTGGTTGGCGATGTTCGCGTGCGTCGCACCATCCTGAAAATGAAAGCACAGGCGCTGGTCGATGGCGAGCTGGCCTGTGAAGCTGAAATGACTGCTGCTTTGGTCAACAAGAAGGATATCTAGCATGTCGACACAGATTCATCCTTCTGCGGTTGTTGATCCTTCCGCACAGCTTGGCAAGAATGTTACTGTTGGTCCTTACGCCATTATTGAGGCGGATACTGTGATCGGTGATGGCACCACCATTGATGCTTTTGCCCAGATCAAGCAGTACACCACAATGGGCGCCGAGAACCACATTCACTCTCATGCCCTGATTGGTGGCGATCCGCAGGATATCAAGTTCGGTGGCGAAAAGACCACTCTGGTGCTTGGCGATCGCAATATTATTCGTGAATTTACCACCATCCACCGTGGTACCCCTGAGGGGCGTGGCGAAACCAATATTGGTTCTGAGTGCATGATTATGGCGTATGCCCATGTTGCGCACGACTGCCACCTCTCTGACAATGTCATTCTGACCAACTGCGTTATGCTGGCTGGTCATGTGGATCTTGGCGTGCATGCTGTTGTTGGCGGCATGTGTGGCGTGCACCAGTTTTGCCGTATTGGCGATTATGCCTTTATCGCAGGTATGACCGGTGTGCCGAATGATGTCCCGCCATTCTGTATGGCTGCTGGTACCCGTGGCTCTCTGCGTGGTCTTAACAGCATTGGTCTTCGCCGCTCCGGCATGACCAGTGAGACCATTCGGGCCATCAAGCATGCGTACATGACGATTTTCCGCTCTGGCTATACCCGGAGTGAGGCGCTGGAAGTCATGAAGGGCGAAGAGAACAAGATTAAGGAAGTGGAATACTTCCTCGACTTTATCTCGAATAGCGAACGTGGTTGCCTCAACGACGTTTCCAAGAACTCCAAGCACGTGGACTAGGCTGAGCATGCAGATTGAGACCATTGGCATCATCGCTGGCGGCGGGCAGTTTCCGTTTCTGGTTGCTCAGGGTGCACACCGTCGCGGCCTCAAGGTCGTGGCTGTGGGCTTTTCTGACCACACAGACATGGAGCTTGCCAAAGAGACGGACGATTTTATTGAACTGCACATTGGCCAGCTCAATAAGCTGATTCGTTTTTTCAAGCGCCACGGCGTGAGCCGAATTGTTCTTGCCGGAGCGATTAACAAGCCCCGGGCACTGCACTTTAAGCCAGACCTGCGGGCTATGAAGCTGCTTTTTAAGCTGCGTTCAAAGGGCGATGATGCGATTTTGACCACTGTGGCCAAAGAGCTTGAGTCCGAAGGCTTGCAGGTTGCTTCTGCGCTGACCATTGTCCCAGATATTGGAACTCCTGCCGGAGTCATTACCCGAGGCAAACCCAATGCTCAGGAATGGGCAGACTTGCGCTATGGCTGGCCAAAAGCCAAGGCCATTGGCTCAATGGATATTGGACAGTCTCTGGTGGTGAAAAACGGAATGGTCGTTGCCGTGGAAGGTCCAGAAGGAACCGACGCCACGCTTCGCCGTTCAGGTGAGCTGGCAGGTCCGGGCTGTGTTTTGGTCAAAGTCTATAAGCCGGGGCAGGACAACCGAATGGATTTGCCTGCGGCCGGACTCCAGACTGTGCAGACCATGATTGAAACCGGGGCGAGCTGCCTTGGCATTGAGGCTGGAAACAGTCTGTTTTTTGATGCTGAGGAGGCGATTGCTCTGGCGGATAAGCACGGTATCCATATTGTTGGCCTGACCGCCGAGGAGATGGAGCAGGAATAGCCCTGTGGAGTGAGAAGAAAAAAGTGAGCCGGGATATGGAGTTTGTCCATGTCCCGGCTTTTTTGCGGAGAAAAATTCTAGGCGTAGGTCTTTCCGGCAATGCTCAGGGCGTGGAGCGGAAGGATGGTGCCTTGCTTGGCGCCGATTTTTTGGGCGTTGTCGTAGGCAAGAAAGGCGTCATAGTGCACGCCGGGGCACACCACGTGGCCGTTTTTGGGGAAGTTCTTTTCGTTGGAACAGAATCCGGGAAGGATGACAGGACCGGATGCCGTGCTTATAGTCATGGTTTGCATGCCGGGAGTGTGTCCCGGTGTGAGTTCACCGATAATTCCGGGAAGAATTTCTACGGTTCCCTCAATGGTCGTAAAGTCGATTTTTTCGATGAAAAATGTGTCGTAGCGGTGGTCGAGAGGGTGGGGATTTTTGCAGAATTCCAGCTCTTTTTTCTGCACGTAATGCGTGGCCTTGGTAAACAGTTCGTTGTTGCCGCAGTGGTCATCGTGCAGGTGCGTGTTAATCACCACAGAGATGTCGTGTGTGGCAAGGCCATAGTCTTCGAGACAGTCACTGATGGGCTGTGCGGTCAGACCTGTTTCTTCTGTAAATTTTTGTGGCACAAAGACTTCGTCTTCGTTGAGACCCGTATCAATAAGGATGTTCTGGCCGTTTCCCTGCACGAGAAAAGCGTAGATGGGCAACCAGATCGGCTTCCCATAGCCTTGCTGATAGGTCATGATCCCCTGATCGGGGTTGCGGACACCGGTAAGAAGTGGGATGACGGAATAGTGCATAGCCTAAACCCCGTTTTCTTTGTGGTGATGGGGAGTTCTGGTCTTTCTGGAACACGGGCTGCGCAGGCTGCGAACAGACGCTGGGTGCGTCGACATGCCCGGTGAACTCCCTCAAGTTTGCTGCATAAAAGAATATGACAGCCCGGACGCACGTCAAGAGTTTGCGCAGTGCTTTTGAAAATTCGGCACCAGAACAGAGCATTTGAAGTTCGCGTGGAACTGTTTTATAGAGGCACGTTGCGCGGTTCATCAACTCACACAGGAAGGCTATATGGGCCACATACTCGGATTGAAATTTAGCGACTACAGCCAGGTGTATTACTTTGAATCTGGCGCGTTTGTCGTGAACGTCAATGATTACGTCATCGTGAAAACAGACCAGGGCATGGGCCTTGGGTCTGTTGTTGTTGTGCCTGACACCCTGCCTGAGGAATTTGCTGAAGAAGAACTGAAACCTATTTTTCGGGTTGCAACTGAACACGATCTGAAAACAGCTGAAGAGAATTCCAAGCTTTCCCGCCAGGCATTGAAGTTCTGCAAGGAACGGGTCCGGGAACGCAAGCTGGAAATGAAACTTGTCGATGTCGAAGTTTTCTTCGACAGGGGCAAGATTATATTTTATTTCACCGCACCCGGGCGGGTTGATTTCCGGGAACTGGTCAAGGACCTTGTCCGGGCCTACAAAACGCGGATTGAGCTGCGTCAGATTGGTGTCCGACACGAGACCCAGATGATCGGCGCTGTTGGCAACTGCGGGCAGGTCGCCTGCTGCCGCCGCTTTATGCGAAAATTTGCTCCAGTCACCATTAAGATGGCCAAGGAACAGAACCTGTTCCTGAATCCAACGAAGATTTCGGGGATTTGTGGTCGTCTTTTGTGTTGCCTGAGTTTTGAAGAAAAGAATTATGAAGAATTTTATCGGAAGTGCCCAAAGATTGGAAAACGAATGGACACGGATGATGGAATTTTGAAAGTGCTCCGGGCCAATTTCTTCCGAGGCAGCATTGCTGTTCTCTCGGAGTTTGGCGAAGAGCGGGAATTGACGCTGGAGGAGTGGGAAGCCCTGAACCCCCGGCGCATTGATCCGCTGGAGTTGCAGCGTCGGTTGCAGGAAGCTCAGGCCCAGATGCGGTCGCATCGCGGGCGTGGTCCCCAGCATCGACCCGCTCCAAAACGGGCACCAAAGGCTCCGGAAGCCAAGGCTGAAAAGCCCGAAAGCTCTGAGCCAGAGCACGAACAGCCTGCTCCTGAAAAGCGACAGGCAGACGTGCAGGGCACTGATGCTCCCCAAAAAACTCGTCCCAGTAAAAAACGTCGCAGTGGGGGACGAGGCCGGGGAGGCTCTTCGCGCGGCGGAGAGCAGCAGGGAGAAGCGCGCCCTGATGCCCAGAAGAAATTTAAACCCCGAAAAAAGGCTCGCCGCCGTCCCAAGCCAAAGGGACCAAAGGCCGAGTAGCTGAGTGATTGAGGAGGAATCCAAGTTGAGCCAGTTTTACATCACAACTCCCATTTACTACGTCAACGCAAAGCCCCATCTGGGGCACGCATATTCCACAATTGTGGCAGACAGCGTCGCGCGTTTTCACCGGGTAATGGGTGATGAAACGTACTTCCTGACCGGAACTGACGAGCACGGCGATAAAATTGCTCAGGCTGCTGAGGCCGCAGGCCAGACCCCCAAGGAATTCGTTGACCAGATCAGTGGAATTTTCCAGAAGCTCTGGCCAAAGCTGAATATTTCCAATTCAGACTTTATTCGTACCACCCAGGATCGCCACATTAAAACCGTGCAGCGAGTCTTGCAGCAGGTGTATGACAACGGTGACATTTACAAGAGTGAATACGAAGGCCTGTACTGTTATGGCTGCGAGCAGTTCCTGACAGAAAAGGATCTCGTTGACGGCAAGTGCCCAGATCATGACAAGGCACCGACTGTCATCAAGGAAACCAACTACTTTTTCCGCATGTCCAAGTATCAGGACTGGCTGAAGCAGTACATTCTGGATCACCCGGATTTCATCCGTCCAGAGCGTTACCGCAACGAAGTGCTGTCCATGCTGGATATGGGCGTGCTGGATGACCTGTGTATCTCTCGTCCCAAGACGCGCCTGTCCTGGGGCATTGAGCTGCCTTTTGATACGGATTACGTCACCTATGTATGGTTTGATGCCCTGCTGAACTACCTGACGGCGATTGACGCTCCAGAGGGTGAGAAGTTCGGCAAATTCTGGCCTCACGCCAACCATCTGGTTGCCAAAGACATTCTGAAACCTCATGCGATTTTCTGGCCCACCATGCTCAAGGCTGCTGGTCTGGAACCGTATGAGCACCTGAATGTGCACGGCTACTGGCTGGTCAAGGACACCAAGATGTCCAAGTCCATTGGTAACGTTGTGGACCCACTGTCTATGGTCGATACCTACGGCGTGGACCCCTTCCGGTATTTCCTGATGCGCGAAATGCGCTTTGGTCGTGACGCTTCTTTTTCCGAAGACGCACTGGTTGGCCGCCTGAACGCAGACCTTGCCAATGACCTTGGCAACCTGTTCTCCCGCGTGCTGTCCATGACGCAGAAATACTTCGGTGGCGTTGTGCCGGACCCGTCCCGCAAGCATCAGGCAGAAGATCTCGAGATTCTGAGTCTCGCAACCCGTTCCTTCACAACGTTCCAGGAGCATTTCGGCAAGTTTGAGTTTGGCGAAGCCCTCGAAGGTCTGTGGGAGCTGGTGCGTGGCCTGAACAAATACGTGGACAGCACCCAGCCCTGGGCGCTGGCTAAGGCAGAAGACACCGAACGTCTTGG
This genomic stretch from Desulfobaculum bizertense DSM 18034 harbors:
- a CDS encoding ABC transporter ATP-binding protein, which produces MNKFPLYELRAVDKDFVGPGEQVSVLRQLTLSIQAGESIAIVGSSGSGKSTLLHLLGTLESPSAGEIFFEGQNLTKLDEAGKAAFRNRELGFVFQFHHLLPEFSALENVAMPGIISGMKRHDALEHAREVLAQVGLEAGHNRRVSTLSGGERQRAAIARALFLKPKVLLADEPTGSLDEQNGDRIGDLLIELNCDLGMTVVVVTHNDVLARKMNRRLELRSGELYEQAD
- the fabZ gene encoding 3-hydroxyacyl-ACP dehydratase FabZ, whose amino-acid sequence is MSKEEIKSLDIQDIMKLLPHRYPFLLVDRVTEIVPNEKIVAYKNLTFNEPFFQGHFPDFPVMPGVLICEAMAQAGGVLFHYSQKTDSDSLFMFAGLDKVRFRRPVRPGDRLDLVVGDVRVRRTILKMKAQALVDGELACEAEMTAALVNKKDI
- the bamA gene encoding outer membrane protein assembly factor BamA; translation: MNKLIERAVLACACLLMLTCVIGVGRACAQDAGAVGTQKILVLPFDVRADQDLSYLKDSLPQLLNDRLKSLGFEAISSDKMRSLIDRNNVEYLDVQTARDLSLLAGANYAVYGSFNQLGETLSLDVRLVEAFGLKPPRPLFVVKEGIINLSSAIDELGDKIKVELMRREAIADIRVEGNKFLEKDVVLMRLRSRKGDIYDPKALNEDVKRVYGLGYFKDVRVDMDESSDGVVLTFTVEERPRIQAISVLGTEELDADDVQELMSTKIGAVLNPKMLSDDLGKIKEEYRKKGFYNAKVSYNLDETGPQARLNITVDEGNKLYIEKIAIEGAEQISESELKSELALDERGIFSWITGTGVLKEDLLTRDSAAIEAYYGNHGFIDVKVGQPDVRFEDDGIYITFKVEEGTRYKVGEVTYDGDILDSVDKLKKITKLDDDSAEGEYFNRSVLHKDSQRLTEYYSNYGYAYAEADYSLNPDKEKGLVGVAFHMKKREKIYIRHVSIEGNSKTRDNVIRRELRLADGDLYSGYRLRRSGQRLGYLDYFDNADIQPVPSGEPGLMDLKVKVKEKNTGRLSAGVGYSSADGGFLTGSIEERNLFGKGYYTGFTGTIGGSDSQYKISFTNPHVYDSPWSAGGDLYLTRVDWDDYDRDTTGGRVRVGYPLGEYTTFVWNYRLEHYEVSDVSDDAATQIKEVEGKHWLSSTTVGLKRRTTDKRFDPSRGSTSSLSVEYAGGVLLGDDEFIKVVADHSQYYPLWWGTTFHIHGRAGYAFENGSDEIPVFERFYLGGINSVRGYKSRRISPVDPATGDRIGGDKMAFVNVEYIFPLMEELGLKGVVFFDAGEVWDDDESMDLDWKKSIGGGIRWYSAFGPLRLEYGYALDEVPDQGGKGKLEFSMGQFF
- the lpxD gene encoding UDP-3-O-(3-hydroxymyristoyl)glucosamine N-acyltransferase, producing MQIRLSELAENMGLTLRGEDCLISGVGTLESAGPDDITFLADPKYAHLLEATQAAAVVVSEAHAGDVERALVSASPYMDFARILMMFNPKQGCLEGQGVSDQAYVHPSVELGEGVDVYPFAFIADGAKIGARTKIFPGAYVGEGCVIGDDCTLYPRCTLMAGTTLGDRVMIHPGAVLGADGFGYIPTDEGRVKIPQVGRVVLEDDVEIGANTTIDRAMIDRTLVRTGTKIDNQVQIAHNCTIGEHSTIVSQVGIAGSTTVGKNVIMAGKAGIADHITIGDNVIVGPKCGVARDIPAGKKMGGHPAVDYGIYMRSLTLAPKMPDLFKRVRKLEKQLAALESGGQGENNE
- a CDS encoding lipoprotein-releasing ABC transporter permease subunit; the encoded protein is MSFESFVALRYLIARRGQAFISVISVISILGVALGVAALIVVLGVMNGMSTDMRDKILGVNAHLVIASVDAKIHNPAAISEKASEVQGVTGVTPFVYYEAMLSTRHGVKGVALRGIDPTTASSVLSLSRDIFEGKLSDLNVQSGPPGIILGSELAGRLGVRKGALVNLLSPAGKRTAAGFVPTVKIFRVVGVFKTGMFEYDSSLAYTSLPAARALMNLEDDVVSGFELRVDDVDRASEIGKEVNTAIGGFPFYTRSWQEMNANLFAALKLEKVGMSVILIMIVLVGSFSIVTTLVMLVMEKTRDIAILMSMGATRKSIRRIFMLQGMIIGFAGTVLGYALGLGLCFLLQRYQFIELPKGIYSMDHLPVLLDWVDMTLIGISAMVLCFVATLYPARQAARLLPAEALRYE
- the lysS gene encoding lysine--tRNA ligase, translating into MLRAMQDRGELNEVLKNRVGKACTLLDAGVKLFPNTFRRDTKIETILEKYDGLETEALEKVEEQFAIAGRIVAHRSFGKVTFFQLQDVSGRMQVYAARDEMGADDYQIFKKYDVGDIVGVRGGLFRTKTGELTVMAKSVMLITKSMRPLPEKYHGLKDVETRYRQRYVDLIVNERSRQIFETRAKIVRAFRDFMHDHDFMEVETPMMQSIPGGATAKPFETYHNALDMQLFMRIAPELYLKRLLVGGFEKVFEINRNFRNEGIDTQHNPEFTMCEFYWAYANFHDLMDFTEQLFAHIAMEACGTTKVTYQDQIIDLTPGTWKRVDFYSSLEEIGGIPKDVYTDYDKAVALVKKEGEKVIDDEKLGKIQAKLFDIFVEPKLIQPHFIYGYPTEISPLSRRNDEDPTVTDRYELFMTGCELANAFSELNDPVDQRGRFEEQVKEKDAGDEEAHCMDDDYVRALEYGMPPAAGQGVGIDRLAMLLTDSPSIREVILFPLLRREVNAGS
- a CDS encoding OmpH family outer membrane protein → MRKILLTVMMVLLMAPAAYAAQGKIGIVNMPKIIKTCEPGQKALKSLQSKFKGVKADIDKKKAALDKMQKEMQKQSLVLSQEAKMDKEMEFKRKVRDFQDTLGNYQRKARVEEQRLSEPVVKLIMQTIQKYGKSHGYSMILDGQAAGVMYIDKGVDVTNTIIVEVNKASRKK